The window GTTTCTTATCAGAAAGGAGATCAATTTCTTATTATTTTTGACTCTATAAAACCTGATAATTCTGCGATACTTGACATCTACTCTATTGAAAACTATCTTATTGACTTAAAAATTCCTGAAAAAGGCTGGAAATATCAGGAGGTTCCTTTTAATATTGACAGTAATACAATAAAGAAATATGTACAGGACTGGAATGTGGAGCCATTTGAATACATTCAAAAGTAAGCTGAACTTATAAAATGGAAATTCAGCTTACTTTTCATATGGCTATAAGCTATCCAAAAACTCCAGATACATCGGGACACTTCTGTTAATCCACTCGTCGGAAGAATCTCTTTCAATCCCGTAATAGACGAAGGGTTCTTTATAATCTGCCTTTATATAATCAAAAGTCAGTTCATAAGGCCTGAAAAGCTCTTTCATGGTGTATTTATATTCCCCGGATTTGCTGTATCCATCTTCATCTATTCCTGCGGTTACCGCCAAAGACATTTTCTTTCCGGCCAGCTTGAATCCGCTGTTGCTTCCATATGCCCAACCATATAAAACCACCTCATCCAGCCATTGTTTTAAAAGCGGCGGGCTGCTGAACCAGTAGAAAGGAAACTGAAATACAATTGTATCGTGAGATTCCATCAGTTTCTGTTCTTCTGCTACATTGATTTTCCCATCAGGATAAGCCTCGTACAGTTGATGAACGGTATATTTTTCAGGATACTTTTTTAATTCGCTGATCCATTTTTTATTGATCACAGATTTTTCAATATCCGGGTGCGTTACAATTACTAAGGTCTTCATTATGTTTAAATTTCTGCAACAAAATTACAACACCTAACTTACATTTCGTACATTAGCAACCTATTGTATGGTACTATAAAAAATGTAAGTAATGACTAAAATAAAAGAAACTTCCACCAAT of the Chryseobacterium aureum genome contains:
- a CDS encoding NAD(P)H-dependent oxidoreductase, translating into MKTLVIVTHPDIEKSVINKKWISELKKYPEKYTVHQLYEAYPDGKINVAEEQKLMESHDTIVFQFPFYWFSSPPLLKQWLDEVVLYGWAYGSNSGFKLAGKKMSLAVTAGIDEDGYSKSGEYKYTMKELFRPYELTFDYIKADYKEPFVYYGIERDSSDEWINRSVPMYLEFLDSL